The genomic DNA ACATATCCTTTAGATATCTCTCGCTTTTCCTTACCGTGTTTCGTTAGTTTGATAATGACGCTTCTACCATCATCAGGGTTTTTTTCTCTAACAATCATACCCTTGTCTTCCATTGATTTTAAAATTCTAGAAAGACTGGTTGGTTCCATGCCCATTAAAGGTCCTAGAGCTGTTGAAGGGGTGCCGTTTTCATAATCTATATTCAATAAAACAAAAGCCATAGCCATGGTACTGCCGTGTTGCGATGCTTGTTCATTATACATCTTAGCAACGGCTTGCCAAGTAGCTCTCAATTGGTGATCTATTGATTTGTTTTTATCCATAAAAGACAAATATAGTAAATTTTATTATGCACGCATAGTATTTATTGAAAAAGTTATGCGTGCATAATAAAAAGTTACTGTTTAGGATTTTTCTAAATAAAAAATGAAGAGAAATATTTTTGTAAGAACTATCTTGTATAACAGAGTAACAAATTGAGTAACAATTCTTTTTACTTATGGTAAAATATGTAAGTTTGTGAAGAATGCTTGATAAATGAAAAAAGGAGTAGGTTTAATAAAAAGAAATGATGAGTAATTTGCTAGAAATTAATAATGTAGTAAAAAAATACGGAGCTTATACAGCACTTAACAATGTGTCTATTGATATACCAAAAGGGAATGTTTTTGGTTTGTTAGGACCCAATGGAGCTGGGAAAACGTCTTTGATTCGAATTATAAATCAAATAACGATGCCAGATAGTGGTAGGGTTATACTAGATGGAGAAGAATTAGCACCTCACCACGTAGAATGGATAGGATATTTGCCGGAAGAAAGAGGATTGTATAAATCAATGAAAGTAGGAGAGCAAGCGTTATATTTAGCACAGCTAAAAGGATTGAGTAAATCGGAGGCTAAAAAAAGATTGAAGTATTGGTTTGATAAGTTTGAGATAGGCGCTTGGTGGGGAAAGAAGATAGAAGAATTATCGAAAGGAATGGCACAAAAAGTACAATTTATAGTTACAGTATTGCACCAGCCTAAATTATTGATTTTTGATGAACCTTTCTCAGGTTTTGACCCTATAAATGCGCAATTAATAGCTAGAGAAATATTACAATTAAGGGATGAAGGAGCTACTATTATCTTTTCTACACATAGAATGGAAAGTGTTGAGGAAATGTGTGATAATATCGCTTTAATTCATAAGTCTAATAAAATTTTAGATGGAAAGTTGAACGATATAAAAAGAAACTTTAAAACAAATACTTTTCAAATAGGCTTGGAAACGTTGCATAAAACAGAAGTAGCCATGAAATTGAAACAAAAATTTGAGGTTTTACCAGCAGATTTCAAATTGTTAAATGATGCATTAAAATTGAATATAAAACTTTCTGAAAACGATACGCCTAATGAGTTATTAGCGTATCTATCGTCTAAAGGAGAAGTACAACATTTTGTAGAACTGATACCGAGTGCTAATGATATTTTTATTCAAGCAATACATAAAAATAATACACTGTAATGAAAAAGTTAAGGTTAATTATAGAAAGAGAATTTATAGCAAAAGTTAGAAACAAATCATTTATAGTGATGACTTTTTTGAGCCCTATATTAATGATTGCCATGGGAGCTCTGGTTGTTTTTTTAATGAAGAAAAATGATGAAAAAGAAAAAACAATCTTATATGTAGATGCTTCTAAACTTTTTACTAAAGATGATTTTGAAGATTCTAAAACAATAAAATATCAAGATTTTACGATTTTAGGAATTGAAAAGACCAAAGAAAAGGTTGAGAAAGGAGATTATTATGGGGCACTCTATATACCCAAACAAGATAGTTTAGAAATATTATCGAAATCTATTGAGTTTTATTCGAAGGAATCTCCAAGCTTACCTGTTATAGCAGATTTAGAAGGGAAGGTTAATAAAAAACTGAGAAATTTAAAATTAACAAGTTTTGGAATAGATTTGGAAAAAATAGAAATTTCAAAGCTGTCTTCAGATATTAAAATGTTTAATTTCTCGGGAGAAAAATCATCGAAACTAATCAATGGTTTGAAAATAGGGGTAGGTGTTCTCGCAGGGTATTTATTAATGATGTTTGTAATGATTTACGGTACATCTGTAATGAGAAGTGTTATAGAAGAGAAAACAAGCAGAATTATAGAGGTGATTGTTTCTTCGGTAAAGCCTTTTCAGTTGATGTTAGGTAAGATTATAGGAAATGCTTCCGCAGGATTATTGCAGTTTTTTATTTGGGGAATATTATTCCTAATAGCTAGTTTTATTGTATCCTCATTTTTGGGGATGAGTATGTTGGAAATGCAAGCAGGAAAAGTACCTTCTGTTTCACTAGATATGGTTGACGAGGTTGTTGTAGGAAAGAGTGAAATACTACTGCAAGAGCTATTTAGATTACCGTTGTTAAAAATGTTCTTTTTGTTTGTATTCTATTTCTTAGGAGGGTATATGTTGTATAGTTCTTTATTTGCAGCGGTTGGTGCTGCGGTAGATAATGAAACGGATACGCAGCAATTTATGATGCCTATAATGTTGCCATTAATATTAGCGGTATATGTTGGTTTTGCAACGGTTATTAACGATCCGCATGGCCCCATATCTGTTATTTTTTCATATATTCCGTTTACCTCTCCGATTGTTATGTTAATGAGAGTACCTTTTGGAGTATCATGGTTTGAGCTAGTCGTATCTATGGCATTGTTATTGATTACTTTCGTAATAATGGTTTGGCTGGCAGCTAAAATATATAGGGTAGGTATTTTAATGTATGGTAAAAAGCCTAGCTATAAAGACCTTTGGAAATGGATAAAATACAAAGGATAGTTTTATATAAAAATAATATAAATTAGTTTTCAATATACCCCTTTAAAATTAATTAAAAAATGAGTAAGATATTAATAATAGAAGATGAAGCAGCGATCCGTAGAGTATTGAAAAAAATCATTTCAGAAGAAAATGATGCTTATGAAGTGGAAGAAGCAGAAGACGGTTTGATTGGCATTGAAATGATAAAAGATAAAGACTATGATTTGGTGCTATGTGATATAAAAATGCCTAAAATGGATGGGGTAGAAGTGCTAGAAAAAGCGAAGAAAATAAAACCAGAAATTCCAATGGTGATGATTTCTGGGCATGGTGATCTTGATACAGCGGTAAATACAATGCGTTTAGGTGCTTTTGATTATATTTCTAAACCACCAGATTTGAATCGCTTACTTAATACTGTTCGCAATGCTTTAGACAGGAAGGAATTGGTGGTTGAAAATAAGCGGCTCAAAAAGAAGGTTGGTAAAAACTATGAAATGGTTGGAAATAGCAAAGCAATTACACATATAAAGGAGATTATAGAAAAAGTTGCAGCTACCGATGCAAGGGTCTTAATCACAGGACCCAACGGAACAGGAAAAGAGTTGGTAGCACATTGGTTGCATGAAAAGTCAGATCGCTCTAAAAAAACAATGATTGAGGTGAATTGTGCAGCTATTCCTTCAGAGTTGATAGAAAGTGAGCTTTTTGGTCATGTAAAAGGTTCTTTTACAGGAGCTAATAAGGATCGCGCTGGGAAATTTGAAGCGGCAAATGGAGGAACGATATTCCTTGATGAAATAGGAGATATGAGTTTATCAGCACAAGCAAAAGTATTAAGAGCTTTACAAGAAAATAAAATTTCAAGAGTAGGATCGGATAAAGATATCAAGGTTAACGTTCGAGTGGTTGCTGCTACCAATAAAGATTTAAAGAAGGAGATTAGTGAGGGGAGGTTTCGAGAAGATTTGTATCATCGATTAGCTGTAATTTTAATAAAAGTTCCAGCGTTGAATGAGAGACGAGAAGATATCCCTTTGTTGGTAGATTTTTTTTCAAAAAAGATAGCAGGAGAGCAGGGGATGGTTAAGAAGGAGTTTTCACTGGAAGCAGTTAGGTTATTACAAGAATATGATTGGACAGGGAATATTAGAGAATTGCGAAATGTTATTGAGCGTCTAATTATTTTAGGAGAAAAAGTAGTATCAGAAAATGATATCAAGCTTTTTGCTAGTAAGTAGAAGCTTTATTTATAACAAATAAAAAAGGTGATCAAGAAAACTGATCACCTTTTTTGTGTTATAAGTTTGTTGTTATTTTAAGTCGAAACGATCTAAGTTCATCACTTTTACCCAAGCAGCAATAAAGTCATGGATAAATTTTTCTTTTGCATCATCAGAGCCGTAAACTTCAGCAATTGCTCTAAGTTCACTATTTGATCCAAAAATAAGATCGGCTCTAGTTCCAGTAAACTTTACGGTTCCAGTTTTGCGATCTCGTCCAATAAATTCTTTGTTGTTTGAAGTTGAAGCTTTCCATGTAATTGAGAAATCCAGAATATTGGTAAAGAAATCATTAGAAAGGGTTTCCACATTATTCGTGAAAACACCATTCTTAGATCCGTTGTAATTAGCTCCTAATACTCTTAAACCTCCTACTAAAACAGTCATTTCAGGAATAGAAAGAGTTAGTAAGTTAGCACGGTCAATTAATAATTCCTCAGCAGCAATAGTTGAACTATTTTTAACAAAGTTTCTAAAACCATCGGCTCTAGGTTCTAAATGAGCAAATGAATGCACATCTGTTTGTTCTTGTGAAGAGTCACCTCTACCAGAAAGAAAAGGAACAGTTACGTTGTAACCAGCTTTTTGAGCAGCTAATTCAATTCCTACGGATCCTCCAAGTACAATCAAATCAGCAATAGAAACAGTTCCTTCAAAATTACTTTGGATATGCTTATAAGCATCTAATACTTTTGCTAATTCAGTAGGGTTATTTACTTCCCATTCATTTTGAGGAGCTAGGCGTATTCTTCCACCATTAGCACCTCCTCTTTTATCAGAGCCTCTAAAAGTAGATGCAGACGCCCAAGCCGTAGTCACAAGTTGAGAAATAGATAGTCCAGAAGATTTGATATTCTCTTTTAAGGAAGATATTTCTGTTTTAGAAAGCTCTTTTCCAGAAGGAATTGGATCCTGCCAAATTAGTTCTTCTTTAGGTACTTCAGGTCCTAAATAAAGAGAAACAGGCCCCATATCTCTATGTGTTAATTTGTACCAAGCTCTAGCAAATGCATCTTCGAAGGCTTTATGGTCTTCATGGAATTTCTTAGAAATTTCTAAATATGAAGGGTCTATTTTTAGAGCCATGTCAGCCGTAGTCATCATTAAAGCTTGCGTTTCATTTGAGTTCCCTGCTTTTGGAGCTTTTCTTGCATTTGAGGCAGCTGTAGGAGTCCACTGATGAGCTCCAGCAGGGCTTTTTGTTAGCTCCCATTCATAGTTAAGTAAAACGTCAAAGTAATCATGATCCCATTTTGTAGGATTAGGAGTCCAAGCTCCTTCGATACCACTAGTAATAGCATCATCAAGAACTCCAGTTCCAAATGAGTTTTTCCATCCTAAGCTCATTTCTTCTATAGAAGCTCCAGCAGGTTCAGCTCCTACGTATTTGTCAGGGTTTGCAGCACCGTGGGCTTTGCCAAAGGTATGTCCTCCAGCTACGAGAGCAACAGTTTCCTCATCATCCATCGCCATACGACCAAATGTTTCTCTAATATCATGGGCTGAGGCCATAGGATCTGGATTTCCGTTAGGTCCTTCAGGATTTACATAAATAAGTCCCATATGAACAGCTCCTAAGTCACTCTCAAGGTTTCCATCAGCATAACGTTCATCGTTGCCTAACCATTCAGATTCACTTCCCCAGTAAATATCTTGCTCAGGTTCCCATACATCTTCGCGTCCTCCTGCAAATCCAAAAGTTTTGAACCCCATAGATTCTAAAGCGCAGTTTCCAGCAAGAATCATTAAATCTGCCCAAGATATTTTATTACCATATTTCTTTTTGATTGGCCATAAGAGTAATCTGGCTTTGTCTAAGTTACCGTTATCAGGCCAACTATTTAATGGAGCAAAACGCTGTGTGCCAGAAGAAGCGCCTCCACGACCATCACCAACTCTATAAGTACCAGCACTGTGCCAAGCCATTCGTATCATAAGTCCTCCATAATGTCCGTAATCTGCAGGCCACCAATCCTGAGAGTCTGTCATTAAGGCTACTAAATCTTTTTTTAGTTCTTGATAATCAACACTATTAAAAGCAGCGGCATAATCAAAGTCTTTTCCCATAGGATCAGATTTTGTTGCATTTTGTCTTAAAATATTTAGATTTAACTGATTAGGCCACCAATCTTGGTTTTTAGTACCTCCGCCAGCAGCTTTTTTCTGCGCTCCGCTCATAAAAGGGCATTTACCTATATTTTCTGATGACGCATGTGGATTTGAATCTTTCATTATATGTTGTTTTATGAATTGTTACACACCAAATTTACAATATTTATTTGATAATTTTTATCTATTTTTTTTATTTAAAAATAGATTTTGTTTATTGTTTTGTTGCATTTAATTTTCTAAGAAAAAAAACTTTAAACTATCAATAAAAATTATAGTATAATAGGAAAATAAATTAGTTTTTTCTGTTTGAAAAACTGCATAAGAAATATCTTTGCATCAGATTTAATAATTAACAAATAAAATAATATTAGAAGATGGCTACAACAGTAGGTAAAAAATTTCCAGATTTGAATGTAGATGCGATGAATGAGATGGGAGATACATTCAAATTAAATGTTTTAGAAGAAGCAGTAAATAACAAGAAAAAAGTTGTTTTATTTTGGTATCCGAAGGATTTTACATTTGTATGTCCAACAGAATTACATGCTTTTCAAGCTGCTTTAGGTGAATTTGAAAAAAGAAATACCATTGTAATAGGAGCATCTTGTGATACTCCAGAGGTGCATTTTGCATGGTTAAACCAACCTAAAGATAATGGAGGAATTGAAGGAGTAACGTATCCTTTATTAGCAGACAGCAATCGTAATTTATCTTCTATATTAGGTATTTTAGACATTACCAATGAAACATATGATGAGGTTACTGGAACAGTACAAGTTGAAGGAGATAATGTAACTTATAGAGCTACTTATTTGATAGATGAAGAAGGTACTGTTTTTCATGAAGGTGTAAATCATATGCCAGTAGGTAGAAATGTAAACGAGTATTTACGTTTGATTGATGCTTATACACACGTTCAACAGAATGGTGAAGTTTGTCCAGCAAACTGGGAAGAAGGTAAAGAAGCTATGG from Tenacibaculum maritimum NCIMB 2154 includes the following:
- a CDS encoding MarR family winged helix-turn-helix transcriptional regulator, whose product is MDKNKSIDHQLRATWQAVAKMYNEQASQHGSTMAMAFVLLNIDYENGTPSTALGPLMGMEPTSLSRILKSMEDKGMIVREKNPDDGRSVIIKLTKHGKEKREISKGYVYQFNNKIREFISTEELDNFFKVTTTINKLITDKLIYKNTDNQSV
- a CDS encoding ABC transporter ATP-binding protein, coding for MSNLLEINNVVKKYGAYTALNNVSIDIPKGNVFGLLGPNGAGKTSLIRIINQITMPDSGRVILDGEELAPHHVEWIGYLPEERGLYKSMKVGEQALYLAQLKGLSKSEAKKRLKYWFDKFEIGAWWGKKIEELSKGMAQKVQFIVTVLHQPKLLIFDEPFSGFDPINAQLIAREILQLRDEGATIIFSTHRMESVEEMCDNIALIHKSNKILDGKLNDIKRNFKTNTFQIGLETLHKTEVAMKLKQKFEVLPADFKLLNDALKLNIKLSENDTPNELLAYLSSKGEVQHFVELIPSANDIFIQAIHKNNTL
- a CDS encoding ABC transporter permease; protein product: MKKLRLIIEREFIAKVRNKSFIVMTFLSPILMIAMGALVVFLMKKNDEKEKTILYVDASKLFTKDDFEDSKTIKYQDFTILGIEKTKEKVEKGDYYGALYIPKQDSLEILSKSIEFYSKESPSLPVIADLEGKVNKKLRNLKLTSFGIDLEKIEISKLSSDIKMFNFSGEKSSKLINGLKIGVGVLAGYLLMMFVMIYGTSVMRSVIEEKTSRIIEVIVSSVKPFQLMLGKIIGNASAGLLQFFIWGILFLIASFIVSSFLGMSMLEMQAGKVPSVSLDMVDEVVVGKSEILLQELFRLPLLKMFFLFVFYFLGGYMLYSSLFAAVGAAVDNETDTQQFMMPIMLPLILAVYVGFATVINDPHGPISVIFSYIPFTSPIVMLMRVPFGVSWFELVVSMALLLITFVIMVWLAAKIYRVGILMYGKKPSYKDLWKWIKYKG
- a CDS encoding sigma-54-dependent transcriptional regulator, with product MSKILIIEDEAAIRRVLKKIISEENDAYEVEEAEDGLIGIEMIKDKDYDLVLCDIKMPKMDGVEVLEKAKKIKPEIPMVMISGHGDLDTAVNTMRLGAFDYISKPPDLNRLLNTVRNALDRKELVVENKRLKKKVGKNYEMVGNSKAITHIKEIIEKVAATDARVLITGPNGTGKELVAHWLHEKSDRSKKTMIEVNCAAIPSELIESELFGHVKGSFTGANKDRAGKFEAANGGTIFLDEIGDMSLSAQAKVLRALQENKISRVGSDKDIKVNVRVVAATNKDLKKEISEGRFREDLYHRLAVILIKVPALNERREDIPLLVDFFSKKIAGEQGMVKKEFSLEAVRLLQEYDWTGNIRELRNVIERLIILGEKVVSENDIKLFASK
- the katG gene encoding catalase/peroxidase HPI, whose amino-acid sequence is MKDSNPHASSENIGKCPFMSGAQKKAAGGGTKNQDWWPNQLNLNILRQNATKSDPMGKDFDYAAAFNSVDYQELKKDLVALMTDSQDWWPADYGHYGGLMIRMAWHSAGTYRVGDGRGGASSGTQRFAPLNSWPDNGNLDKARLLLWPIKKKYGNKISWADLMILAGNCALESMGFKTFGFAGGREDVWEPEQDIYWGSESEWLGNDERYADGNLESDLGAVHMGLIYVNPEGPNGNPDPMASAHDIRETFGRMAMDDEETVALVAGGHTFGKAHGAANPDKYVGAEPAGASIEEMSLGWKNSFGTGVLDDAITSGIEGAWTPNPTKWDHDYFDVLLNYEWELTKSPAGAHQWTPTAASNARKAPKAGNSNETQALMMTTADMALKIDPSYLEISKKFHEDHKAFEDAFARAWYKLTHRDMGPVSLYLGPEVPKEELIWQDPIPSGKELSKTEISSLKENIKSSGLSISQLVTTAWASASTFRGSDKRGGANGGRIRLAPQNEWEVNNPTELAKVLDAYKHIQSNFEGTVSIADLIVLGGSVGIELAAQKAGYNVTVPFLSGRGDSSQEQTDVHSFAHLEPRADGFRNFVKNSSTIAAEELLIDRANLLTLSIPEMTVLVGGLRVLGANYNGSKNGVFTNNVETLSNDFFTNILDFSITWKASTSNNKEFIGRDRKTGTVKFTGTRADLIFGSNSELRAIAEVYGSDDAKEKFIHDFIAAWVKVMNLDRFDLK
- a CDS encoding peroxiredoxin, whose protein sequence is MATTVGKKFPDLNVDAMNEMGDTFKLNVLEEAVNNKKKVVLFWYPKDFTFVCPTELHAFQAALGEFEKRNTIVIGASCDTPEVHFAWLNQPKDNGGIEGVTYPLLADSNRNLSSILGILDITNETYDEVTGTVQVEGDNVTYRATYLIDEEGTVFHEGVNHMPVGRNVNEYLRLIDAYTHVQQNGEVCPANWEEGKEAMAPNAKGTAAYLAKN